From the genome of Prunus persica cultivar Lovell chromosome G8, Prunus_persica_NCBIv2, whole genome shotgun sequence:
AATGATTGGTGGTGAAGAACTTAAGATTGTAGGCCATTGTCATGGAATCATTTGTGTACACGTAGATAATTATAGTAAGGTGTTTTTGTGGAATCCGGCAATTCAGGAATTCAAGCTTCTTCCCTCAGAGAAATACTTAACGGATTGGGAGTCCCAAGTTTATCCGCGTGCCCCGTACCTATCATTAGGTGATCGGCTCGGATGGGCCATGGGATTTGGCTATGATCCCATATCTAAAGCTTATAAAGTTGTTAGCATTATGTTTTATGGTTCGCAAAGGCATGCTCATACATTATATTCTGTGGTAATTTATCCTCTGAGAGTACAAGTGTACACGCTGGGAAGTAGTGAAGAATCTTCTTCTTGGAGAGACATCAAGACTTACTCTTTGGAAACAGAAACTACTTTCCTTTGGCCTGAAGGTTTCGAGATATACTTGAAGGGGATGTGTTATTGGTTGGGAACTGAGCAACAAAAGGAATTCGTGCATGAGGAGGAAATTCGATATGAAGAAAGGATTAGGCAAGTGATGGTTTCGTTTGACATGAGCGATGAGGTGTTTGATGAGGTAACGTTACCAGATGAGCTGCTAGACCATGAAAGAACTTTTTTAGGGCTTTTCATGCTGCTTACAGTGTGGAATGAATCTTCCATTGCTCTTTGTGTTTGGCATAACAGTTGTGATGTTAGTCCATACTTTGGAATGTGGCTGTtggataatgattttggtgctTGTGTTTGGACAAAACACGCAGGTTTTGAGCTCACATCAATCCCCATAATGGACCTCAGGGAGGGCGGATGTGTATTGGCACTCTGGAAAAGCGATGACCTTCTTGTGGTTGACGAAGATGGATGCACAATCTGCTATAACCTCTGCACCGAAAACCGAATGTCTCTTCCTACTATACAAGTTTGTATGACGAATATGGATTCGCCAATTGTTTATGTGAATAGTATAGTTTCGATAGGTCTTGGGAGACATCAAACTTGAGAGATGAGAAAATCTGGCAATATAGAATTTCTTAGTGTGTCATGTACACGAGTTTGATACAACATTATTGTTGAAGA
Proteins encoded in this window:
- the LOC18768923 gene encoding F-box/kelch-repeat protein At3g23880, yielding MRFKCAAKWWYALINNPRFVGNQLSNCLHNNQSIFLKRLVPNKDPNASETEYVFSVLTFCEDADGGAHRFLLSRVEDINVPVSMSVMIGGEELKIVGHCHGIICVHVDNYSKVFLWNPAIQEFKLLPSEKYLTDWESQVYPRAPYLSLGDRLGWAMGFGYDPISKAYKVVSIMFYGSQRHAHTLYSVVIYPLRVQVYTLGSSEESSSWRDIKTYSLETETTFLWPEGFEIYLKGMCYWLGTEQQKEFVHEEEIRYEERIRQVMVSFDMSDEVFDEVTLPDELLDHERTFLGLFMLLTVWNESSIALCVWHNSCDVSPYFGMWLLDNDFGACVWTKHAGFELTSIPIMDLREGGCVLALWKSDDLLVVDEDGCTICYNLCTENRMSLPTIQVCMTNMDSPIVYVNSIVSIGLGRHQT